In the genome of Bradyrhizobium sp. CIAT3101, one region contains:
- a CDS encoding M20 family metallopeptidase: MTRADAIARARDDFQSGAFLAELDRRVAYRTESQNPSRAAELRSYLEQEMVPAFAALDFTSRLVESPSGKSPFLFAEHHESASAPTVLIYGHGDVVDGMEGEWRDGRDPWRTTAAGIRLYGRGTADNKGQHSINMAALRAVRAARGGKLGFNAKFIVEMGEEIGSPDLGKVCDLNRDALKADLFMASDGPRLSADRPTLFLGCRGGIRIHLDVALRDGGHHSGNWGGVLANPATILVNAISTLVDGHGRLQLDALKPPRLTNQIRSYLADVQVVPTEDEPALAENWGEDGLSAAERLYAWNTLEVLAMSSGNIGKPANAIPGHANAVLQLRFVVGTKVDGLIDAVRAHLVAKGFPMVEVRAAQSFAASRTDFDSPWIKWAADSVQNTTGKAPAVLPNFGGSLPNDVFSEILGLPTIWVPHSYPGCSQHAPNEHILLPLTEEALTVMAGLFWDLGELPKPLA; the protein is encoded by the coding sequence ATGACCAGAGCCGACGCCATCGCCCGCGCCCGGGACGACTTCCAATCCGGTGCGTTCCTCGCTGAACTCGACCGCCGCGTCGCGTATCGGACCGAAAGCCAGAATCCGTCGCGCGCCGCCGAGCTGCGCAGCTATCTGGAACAGGAGATGGTGCCGGCTTTTGCCGCGCTCGATTTTACCAGCCGCCTGGTCGAATCCCCGAGCGGCAAGTCGCCATTCCTGTTCGCCGAGCACCATGAGAGTGCGTCTGCACCAACCGTGCTGATCTATGGCCATGGCGACGTCGTCGACGGCATGGAAGGCGAATGGCGCGACGGCCGCGATCCCTGGCGCACGACGGCGGCGGGCATTCGTCTCTATGGCCGCGGCACGGCCGACAACAAGGGCCAGCACAGCATCAACATGGCCGCGCTCCGCGCGGTGCGCGCGGCCCGCGGCGGCAAGCTCGGCTTCAATGCGAAATTCATCGTCGAGATGGGCGAGGAAATCGGCTCACCTGATCTCGGCAAGGTCTGCGACCTCAACCGCGACGCGCTCAAGGCCGATCTGTTCATGGCCTCCGACGGGCCGCGGCTGTCGGCCGATCGGCCGACGCTGTTCCTCGGCTGCCGTGGCGGCATCCGCATCCATCTCGACGTGGCCTTGCGCGACGGCGGCCATCATTCCGGCAATTGGGGCGGCGTGCTCGCCAACCCCGCGACCATCCTGGTCAACGCGATTTCGACGCTGGTCGACGGCCACGGCCGGCTTCAGCTCGATGCCCTGAAGCCGCCGCGGCTCACCAACCAGATCCGCAGCTATCTTGCCGATGTGCAGGTGGTGCCGACCGAGGACGAGCCGGCGCTTGCGGAGAATTGGGGCGAGGACGGTCTGTCCGCGGCCGAGCGGCTCTATGCCTGGAACACGCTGGAGGTTCTGGCGATGTCGTCGGGCAATATCGGGAAGCCGGCGAACGCCATTCCCGGCCACGCCAATGCCGTGCTGCAACTGCGCTTCGTGGTCGGCACCAAGGTTGACGGCCTCATCGATGCCGTCCGCGCCCATCTGGTCGCAAAGGGCTTTCCGATGGTCGAGGTACGGGCGGCGCAGAGCTTTGCGGCCTCGCGCACTGATTTCGACAGCCCCTGGATCAAATGGGCCGCGGATTCAGTCCAAAACACCACCGGCAAGGCGCCGGCGGTGCTGCCGAACTTCGGCGGCTCGCTGCCGAACGACGTGTTTTCCGAGATCCTGGGCCTGCCGACGATCTGGGTCCCGCACTCCTATCCCGGCTGTTCCCAGCATGCGCCCAATGAGCACATCCTGCTGCCATTGACCGAAGAGGCCTTGACGGTGATGGCCGGGCTGTTCTGGGATCTCGGCGAATTGCCCAAGCCACTCGCCTGA
- a CDS encoding amino acid ABC transporter permease: MNYHWNWGIFFEPNPMGTGTYLDMLLSGLVLTLKTAVLAWIIALIFGSIVGVMRTLPSKAAGWFGFCWVEFFRNMPLLVQLFLWFFVLPELLPKAAGLWLKQLPNAPFWTAAIGIGFFMSARVAVQLQAGISSLPRGQKMAATALGLTTVQGYRYVLLPMAFRIILPPLTSEFLNTIKNTAVAITIGLIELTGQARSMQEFSFQVFEAFTAATILYLLVNAVVVTAMRYLERYVAIPGYITGK; the protein is encoded by the coding sequence GTGAACTACCACTGGAACTGGGGAATTTTTTTCGAGCCGAACCCGATGGGGACCGGCACCTATCTCGACATGCTGCTGTCGGGGCTGGTGCTGACCCTGAAGACGGCGGTGCTCGCCTGGATCATCGCGCTGATCTTCGGCTCGATCGTCGGTGTGATGCGGACGCTGCCTTCCAAGGCCGCCGGCTGGTTCGGCTTCTGCTGGGTCGAGTTCTTCCGCAACATGCCGCTGCTGGTGCAGCTGTTCCTGTGGTTCTTCGTGCTGCCGGAATTGCTGCCGAAGGCCGCCGGTCTGTGGCTGAAGCAATTGCCGAACGCGCCGTTCTGGACGGCCGCGATCGGCATCGGCTTCTTCATGTCGGCGCGCGTCGCGGTGCAATTGCAGGCCGGCATCTCCTCGCTGCCGCGCGGGCAGAAGATGGCCGCGACCGCGCTCGGTCTGACCACGGTGCAGGGCTATCGCTACGTGCTGCTGCCGATGGCGTTCCGCATCATCCTGCCGCCGCTGACCTCGGAGTTCCTCAACACCATCAAGAACACTGCGGTCGCCATCACCATCGGCCTGATCGAATTGACCGGACAGGCCCGCTCGATGCAGGAATTCTCGTTCCAGGTGTTCGAAGCCTTTACGGCTGCGACCATCCTTTATCTCCTCGTCAACGCCGTCGTCGTGACCGCGATGCGCTATCTCGAGCGCTACGTCGCGATCCCCGGCTACATCACGGGGAAATAG
- a CDS encoding amino acid ABC transporter ATP-binding protein gives MIEISHVNKWYSPTFQVLTDCTTSVTKGEVVVVCGPSGSGKSTLIKCVNALEPFQSGDISVDGTKVNDPKTDLPKLRSRVGMVFQHFELFPHLKIIDNLCLAQQKVLGRSSDKAVAKGMQLLERVGLKEQAQKFPAQLSGGQQQRVAIARALAMDPIVMLFDEPTSALDPEMVSEVLDVMVDLAHDGMTMMVVTHEMGFARKVANRVIFMDRGEIVEDAPKDDFFGKPRSDRAQKFLSKILSH, from the coding sequence ATGATCGAAATCAGCCACGTCAACAAATGGTACAGCCCGACCTTCCAGGTGCTGACCGACTGCACCACCAGCGTCACCAAGGGCGAGGTCGTCGTGGTCTGCGGCCCTTCGGGCTCGGGCAAGTCGACCCTGATCAAATGCGTCAACGCGCTGGAGCCGTTCCAGAGCGGCGACATCTCGGTCGACGGCACCAAGGTCAACGATCCCAAGACCGACCTGCCGAAGCTGCGCTCGCGCGTTGGCATGGTGTTCCAGCATTTTGAGCTGTTCCCGCATCTGAAGATCATCGACAATCTCTGCCTCGCTCAGCAGAAGGTGCTGGGCCGGTCGTCCGACAAGGCCGTGGCGAAGGGCATGCAACTGCTCGAGCGCGTCGGCCTGAAGGAACAGGCGCAGAAGTTTCCGGCACAGCTGTCCGGTGGCCAGCAGCAGCGTGTCGCGATCGCGCGCGCGCTCGCCATGGATCCGATCGTGATGCTGTTCGACGAGCCGACCTCGGCGCTCGATCCCGAGATGGTGAGCGAGGTGCTCGACGTCATGGTCGACCTCGCCCATGACGGCATGACCATGATGGTCGTGACCCACGAAATGGGCTTTGCCCGCAAGGTCGCCAACCGGGTGATCTTCATGGACCGCGGCGAGATCGTCGAGGACGCGCCGAAGGACGATTTCTTCGGCAAGCCCCGCAGCGACCGCGCGCAGAAGTTCTTGTCGAAGATCTTGTCGCACTAG
- a CDS encoding ABC transporter permease subunit (The N-terminal region of this protein, as described by TIGR01726, is a three transmembrane segment that identifies a subfamily of ABC transporter permease subunits, which specificities that include histidine, arginine, glutamine, glutamate, L-cystine (sic), the opines (in Agrobacterium) octopine and nopaline, etc.) codes for MFSNFDFGVIIRALPYLFYEGMTFTLMLTGLAALGGLVFGTAIALMRLSGYKTLGRIAGLYVDFMRSLPLVLVIFWFYFLVPYIGQWVTGASRPISVGAFASSLITFIMFEAAYFSEIMRAGIQSISRGQPAAASALGLTYAQTMRYVVLPQAFRNMLPVLITQTIVLFQDTSLVYVLSITDFLGAASKVAQRDGRLVEMYLFAAIVYFTISCIASFGVRRLQARIAIIR; via the coding sequence ATGTTCAGCAATTTTGATTTTGGCGTCATCATCCGCGCGCTGCCCTATCTGTTCTACGAGGGCATGACGTTCACGCTGATGCTGACGGGGCTCGCGGCGCTCGGCGGCCTCGTGTTCGGCACCGCCATCGCCCTGATGCGGCTGTCCGGCTACAAGACGCTCGGCCGCATCGCCGGCCTCTATGTCGACTTCATGCGCTCGCTGCCGCTGGTGCTGGTGATCTTCTGGTTCTACTTCCTGGTGCCCTATATCGGACAATGGGTGACCGGTGCCTCGCGGCCGATCAGCGTCGGCGCGTTCGCCTCTTCGCTCATCACCTTCATCATGTTCGAGGCGGCCTACTTCTCCGAGATCATGCGCGCCGGCATCCAGTCGATCTCGCGGGGGCAGCCGGCCGCGGCCAGCGCGCTCGGCCTGACCTATGCGCAGACCATGCGCTACGTCGTGCTGCCGCAGGCGTTCCGCAACATGCTGCCGGTGCTGATTACGCAGACCATCGTGCTGTTCCAGGACACCTCGCTGGTCTACGTGCTGTCGATTACGGACTTCCTCGGGGCCGCCAGCAAGGTCGCGCAGCGCGACGGCCGTCTGGTCGAGATGTATCTGTTCGCCGCAATCGTCTACTTCACCATTTCCTGTATCGCGTCCTTCGGCGTCCGCCGCCTCCAGGCGCGCATCGCCATCATCCGCTAG
- a CDS encoding amino acid ABC transporter substrate-binding protein, translated as MKHFRHIGLALAATFVVSQAGAEELTGTLKNIKDTGAITLGFRDSSIPFSYLDDNQKPVGFAMDICYKIVDAVKKELKLDKLEVKLNPVTSATRIPLMANGTIDLECGSTTNNADRQKQVAFTNTHYLTASRYVFKKSSGLKSIDDLKGKTVVSTAGTTNIKQLTEANVAKSLGANIIPAKDHAEAFLMVETDRAVAFVMDDVLLASLVAGSKTPDDYVISKDAFSKPEPYGIMLRKDDAQFKKVVDAATAALYTSGEGQKIYDKWFTAKIPPKGLNLNTPISAELKNEFAKPSDSPNPDDYK; from the coding sequence GTGAAACATTTCCGTCACATCGGCCTTGCGCTCGCCGCGACCTTTGTCGTCAGCCAGGCCGGCGCCGAAGAACTGACCGGCACGCTGAAGAACATCAAGGACACCGGCGCGATCACGCTGGGCTTCCGCGATTCCTCGATCCCGTTCTCCTATCTCGACGACAACCAGAAGCCCGTCGGGTTCGCGATGGACATCTGCTACAAGATCGTCGACGCCGTGAAGAAGGAGCTCAAGCTCGACAAGCTCGAGGTGAAGCTCAATCCCGTCACCTCGGCGACCCGTATCCCGCTGATGGCGAATGGCACTATCGACCTCGAATGCGGCTCGACCACCAACAATGCCGACCGCCAGAAGCAGGTCGCCTTCACCAACACCCACTATCTGACCGCCAGCCGCTACGTCTTCAAGAAGTCGAGCGGGCTGAAGTCGATCGACGACCTCAAGGGCAAGACGGTGGTCTCTACCGCCGGCACAACCAACATCAAGCAGCTCACCGAGGCCAATGTCGCCAAGAGCCTGGGTGCCAATATCATCCCGGCCAAGGACCACGCCGAAGCCTTCCTGATGGTCGAGACCGACCGCGCAGTCGCCTTCGTGATGGATGACGTTCTGCTCGCGAGCCTGGTTGCCGGCTCGAAGACGCCGGACGACTACGTCATCTCCAAGGACGCGTTCTCGAAGCCTGAGCCCTACGGCATCATGCTGCGCAAGGACGACGCGCAGTTCAAGAAGGTGGTCGATGCGGCGACCGCTGCACTCTATACCTCCGGCGAAGGCCAGAAGATCTACGACAAGTGGTTCACCGCCAAGATCCCGCCGAAGGGCCTGAACCTCAACACGCCGATTTCGGCCGAGCTGAAGAACGAGTTCGCAAAACCTTCGGACTCGCCGAACCCGGACGACTATAAGTAA